Proteins from one Magnetococcales bacterium genomic window:
- a CDS encoding aminotransferase class I/II-fold pyridoxal phosphate-dependent enzyme — protein sequence MEVLQRANALEAAGRDIVRLEVGEPRFPTPQPVMRAAQKALAQDLTHYTPALGIPSLRQKIAEWYQHQYGVDLSPNRVIITPGTSGAFIIAFGLLLNPQDRFAFADPGYPCYPNMIRFLGGEPVAVAVGPENHYQLDVGQLQSELQKGLRGVLITSPSNPTGTLIPDEAFSGVIEAVEAGGGRVISDEIYHGITYGKRAKSALEFSQNTIVINGFSKYFAMTGWRLGWLIVPEEAVRQVESLAQNLFISAPTLSQHAALGAFECLPMLQERVAQYDTKRRYLLKALERMGFQVAVEPTGAFYIYADVTPVLAACGIPDSQALARGLLEEGGVAVTPGLDFGRHRSENHLRFSYAGELERIREGMERIGGYLEKMKKQGGEI from the coding sequence ATGGAAGTGTTGCAACGGGCCAACGCCCTGGAAGCTGCCGGGCGGGATATCGTCCGCCTGGAAGTGGGAGAGCCCCGCTTTCCCACCCCCCAACCGGTCATGAGAGCCGCCCAAAAAGCCCTGGCTCAGGATCTCACCCACTACACCCCGGCCCTGGGCATCCCCTCCCTGCGCCAGAAAATCGCCGAATGGTATCAACACCAATATGGGGTCGACCTTTCTCCCAACCGGGTAATCATCACCCCGGGCACCTCCGGGGCATTCATCATCGCTTTTGGCCTGCTTCTGAATCCCCAGGATCGCTTTGCCTTTGCCGATCCCGGCTATCCCTGCTACCCCAACATGATTCGCTTTTTGGGGGGAGAACCGGTGGCGGTGGCGGTAGGGCCTGAAAACCATTACCAACTGGATGTGGGGCAGTTGCAGTCGGAACTACAAAAAGGCTTGCGGGGGGTATTGATCACCAGCCCCTCCAACCCTACCGGAACCCTCATTCCCGATGAGGCTTTCTCCGGGGTGATTGAGGCTGTGGAGGCTGGCGGGGGAAGGGTGATTTCCGATGAGATCTATCACGGCATCACCTATGGGAAGCGGGCAAAAAGCGCCTTGGAATTTTCCCAAAACACCATCGTCATCAACGGCTTTTCCAAATATTTTGCCATGACCGGTTGGCGGTTGGGGTGGCTCATCGTCCCGGAAGAGGCGGTGCGTCAGGTGGAGAGCCTGGCCCAAAACCTTTTCATCTCCGCTCCGACCCTCTCTCAACATGCCGCCCTTGGAGCCTTCGAATGCCTGCCGATGTTGCAGGAGCGGGTGGCGCAATATGACACCAAACGGCGCTATCTGTTGAAAGCTCTGGAGAGGATGGGCTTCCAGGTGGCGGTGGAGCCCACGGGGGCTTTTTATATCTATGCCGATGTCACCCCGGTGCTGGCAGCTTGCGGCATTCCTGACAGCCAAGCCCTGGCCAGAGGATTGCTGGAGGAGGGGGGAGTCGCAGTGACACCAGGACTTGATTTTGGTCGGCACCGTTCGGAAAACCATCTGCGTTTTTCCTATGCCGGGGAATTGGAGCGTATTCGGGAAGGAATGGAGAGAATTGGGGGATATCTGGAAAAAATGAAAAAACAGGGTGGGGAAATTTAG
- a CDS encoding Glu/Leu/Phe/Val dehydrogenase, whose translation MNNLFRDAEKRFQKALDHVTLSDDTIERLRIPKSSLLVRIPVRMDSGELKTFQGYRVRFDDTRGPTKGGIRFHPQVSLDEVQSLAFWMTFKCAVLNLPFGGAKGGVAVDPKQLSKFELERLARGYINAIADFIGPDIDIPAPDVYTNAMIMGWMMDQYNIINRRISPAVITGKPLAMGGSLGRDAATAMGAFFVMETLLPKLDYEPGKTTVAVQGFGNAGATLAELLFQAEFKVVAVSDSRGGIIAPEGLDIPSVRQHKENSRDLKAVYCDGSVCSVIEHKTITNAELLTLDVDILVPAALENQITVENAPDIKARLIVEVANGPVTYDACKVLEHKGAVVIPDILANAGGVTVSYFEWVQNRMGNYWTLEEVNRRLRKKMVAESEAVWEIAKSRAITLRTAAYVHALERIGEAMDARGNKDFYLRKR comes from the coding sequence ATGAATAACCTGTTTCGAGACGCAGAGAAACGATTTCAGAAGGCGCTGGATCATGTCACCCTTTCGGACGACACCATCGAGCGGCTGCGGATTCCCAAATCCTCTCTCCTGGTGCGTATTCCAGTGCGTATGGATAGTGGGGAGCTGAAAACCTTTCAGGGCTACCGGGTACGATTTGACGATACCCGGGGGCCCACCAAGGGGGGCATCCGTTTTCATCCCCAGGTCTCCCTGGATGAGGTGCAATCCCTGGCTTTCTGGATGACCTTTAAATGCGCTGTGCTGAACCTGCCATTTGGTGGTGCCAAAGGGGGGGTGGCTGTGGACCCCAAGCAGCTGTCCAAATTTGAGCTGGAGCGCCTGGCCCGGGGCTATATCAACGCCATTGCCGACTTTATCGGCCCGGATATCGACATACCCGCCCCGGATGTCTATACCAACGCCATGATCATGGGCTGGATGATGGATCAATATAACATCATCAACCGGCGCATCTCCCCTGCGGTAATCACCGGCAAACCTCTGGCCATGGGCGGCAGCCTCGGACGGGATGCAGCCACCGCCATGGGGGCCTTTTTCGTCATGGAGACCCTGCTGCCCAAACTGGATTATGAACCCGGCAAAACCACGGTAGCGGTGCAGGGATTCGGTAATGCCGGGGCCACTCTGGCGGAACTACTCTTCCAGGCGGAGTTCAAGGTGGTCGCAGTGAGTGATTCCCGAGGCGGCATCATAGCCCCCGAAGGTCTCGACATCCCCAGCGTTCGCCAACACAAGGAAAATTCCCGAGACCTGAAGGCGGTCTATTGTGATGGCTCGGTCTGTTCGGTGATAGAGCATAAAACCATCACCAATGCCGAGCTGTTGACCCTGGATGTGGATATTTTGGTGCCAGCTGCCCTGGAAAATCAGATCACAGTGGAAAACGCACCCGATATCAAAGCGCGATTGATTGTCGAAGTGGCCAACGGCCCCGTCACCTATGACGCCTGCAAGGTTTTGGAACACAAAGGGGCCGTGGTCATCCCGGACATTCTGGCCAATGCCGGAGGGGTTACCGTGAGCTATTTTGAATGGGTGCAAAACCGCATGGGCAACTATTGGACCCTGGAGGAGGTCAACCGACGGCTACGGAAAAAGATGGTGGCGGAGAGTGAAGCGGTCTGGGAAATCGCCAAATCCCGCGCCATCACCCTGCGAACGGCGGCCTATGTCCACGCCTTGGAGCGGATTGGGGAAGCGATGGATGCCCGGGGCAACAAGGATTTTTATTTGCGTAAGCGCTAG
- a CDS encoding STAS domain-containing protein, whose protein sequence is MPIQKEITLEATRLNIIGTFNFLLYQEFLGSIQDPFPGRDYVVDLSQTSFMDSSALGMLLLLRKQAQENNARISIINSNSVVRKILYTANLNRFFDID, encoded by the coding sequence ATGCCAATCCAAAAAGAGATCACATTAGAAGCCACAAGACTGAATATCATTGGCACCTTCAATTTTTTGCTTTATCAGGAGTTTTTGGGCTCTATCCAAGATCCCTTTCCTGGCAGGGATTATGTCGTTGATCTTTCCCAAACCAGTTTTATGGATAGCTCGGCTCTGGGCATGCTTCTGCTGCTGCGCAAGCAGGCCCAGGAAAACAACGCCCGGATTTCCATCATCAACTCCAATTCGGTGGTGCGCAAAATTCTTTACACCGCCAACCTCAACCGGTTTTTTGACATCGATTGA
- a CDS encoding S49 family peptidase: MEKTEPSFKGPEGGAKQESPIGGVGGGSASQFLERLIAALEEGRAAEREAMSQLFQETLREQKKNRRSKNWFRFFIAAYLAALLWLAYSDTLPGVEMDALSSGKSHTAVVDIRGSIMANGEYSAEKVIDGLQEAFKDPDTAGVVLRINSPGGSPVQSGMIYDEIQRLTKKYPSKPLYAALEDICASGGYYIASAAKEIFADKASLVGSIGVVLRSFGFEETLNKVGAENRTLTAGKSKAFLDPFGPVKEEDRLHAQGLLDKIHRQFINAVRKGRGKRLKSWEKGLFEGLVWTGEEAVAKGLVDGLGSTAWIARERIKAEKVVDFTKKKDWVSRVSENLAGTFFDALALRTIANLE, from the coding sequence ATGGAAAAAACGGAACCTTCTTTCAAAGGGCCCGAAGGTGGTGCCAAACAGGAGTCACCCATTGGAGGTGTCGGCGGGGGCTCGGCCAGCCAATTTTTGGAACGGCTGATTGCAGCCCTTGAAGAGGGCCGGGCAGCGGAACGGGAAGCGATGTCCCAGCTTTTTCAGGAGACCCTTCGGGAACAGAAAAAAAACCGCCGGTCGAAAAACTGGTTCCGTTTTTTTATCGCCGCCTATCTGGCGGCTCTGTTGTGGCTCGCTTATTCGGACACGCTTCCCGGGGTGGAGATGGACGCCCTCTCCTCTGGGAAAAGCCACACGGCTGTCGTGGATATTCGAGGCTCCATCATGGCCAATGGTGAATACAGCGCCGAAAAGGTGATCGATGGCTTGCAGGAGGCTTTCAAGGATCCGGATACCGCCGGAGTGGTATTGCGCATCAACAGCCCGGGGGGAAGCCCGGTTCAGTCGGGCATGATCTACGATGAGATACAGCGCCTGACCAAAAAATATCCCAGCAAGCCTCTTTATGCCGCCCTGGAAGATATCTGCGCTTCTGGCGGCTACTATATCGCTTCGGCTGCCAAGGAAATTTTTGCAGACAAGGCGAGCCTGGTGGGCTCCATCGGCGTGGTGCTGCGCTCCTTTGGCTTTGAGGAAACCTTAAACAAGGTAGGCGCTGAAAACCGCACCCTGACGGCTGGCAAGAGTAAGGCCTTTCTGGATCCTTTTGGTCCGGTGAAAGAGGAAGATCGGCTCCATGCCCAAGGACTTCTGGATAAAATCCACCGGCAGTTTATCAATGCCGTCCGCAAAGGGCGCGGTAAACGGCTTAAAAGCTGGGAAAAAGGTCTTTTTGAAGGGCTTGTCTGGACGGGCGAGGAGGCGGTAGCCAAAGGCTTGGTGGATGGTTTGGGCTCCACTGCCTGGATCGCCAGAGAGCGCATCAAAGCTGAAAAAGTCGTTGATTTTACCAAGAAAAAAGATTGGGTGAGTCGTGTCTCAGAAAACCTCGCAGGCACTTTTTTTGATGCCCTGGCGTTGCGGACAATAGCCAATCTGGAGTAG
- the metG gene encoding methionine--tRNA ligase produces the protein MRRILVTSALPYANGHIHLGHLVEYIQTDIWVRYQKLREHDCLYVCADDTHGTPVMIRARKEGITPEALVERMQKEHMADFDGFHIAFDNYYSTNSEENRQLSEEIYLKNREAGHIHRDTVRQAYCPKDEMFLPDRFIRGTCPSCGALDQYGDACEVCSATYSPLDLKEAGCALCGSNPVEKESEHYFFKLGDFEDFLKEWTRSGAVQEEMANKLDEWFGEGLKNWDISRDGPYFGFEIPDAPGKFFYVWLDAPVGYMASTWDYCKRHERNFDDYWRRDDLAEVYHFIGKDIVYFHTLFWPAMLKGAGFRTPNAVYAHGFLTVDGQKMSKSRGTFINARKYLEFLDPEYLRYYYATKLTSRVDDIDLNLEDFALRINSDLVGKVVNLASRTAGFIHKRFNGELSAPYPADNGLHGRFVAAGEEIADLYEKREFSKGMRAIMALADEANRFVEENAPWVLAKDPEKAQELQNSCSVALNLFRVLMVYLKPVLPVTAERCEAFLNLPPFTWESRREPLVGHTIKKFKHLMVRVEPKKVQSLVDASRDEGQPTKAPEKKSSQDAVSPEIGIDDFMKVDLRVARIAAAEQVKGADKLLQLKLDLGELGERQVFAGIRGAYADPGALVGRLTVAVVNLKPRKMKFGLSEGMVLAAGPGGQDLFILSLDEGAKPGMKIK, from the coding sequence ATGCGTCGCATTTTGGTTACCAGCGCCCTGCCGTACGCCAACGGCCACATCCACCTGGGCCATCTGGTGGAATATATCCAGACCGATATCTGGGTCCGTTACCAGAAACTTCGGGAGCATGACTGCCTTTATGTCTGCGCCGATGATACCCATGGCACGCCGGTGATGATCCGCGCTCGTAAGGAAGGGATCACGCCCGAGGCGTTGGTGGAAAGAATGCAGAAGGAGCACATGGCTGATTTTGATGGCTTTCACATCGCCTTCGACAACTATTACAGTACCAATTCTGAGGAAAATCGGCAGCTTTCAGAGGAAATTTATCTGAAAAATCGGGAGGCTGGCCATATACACCGGGATACGGTGCGTCAGGCCTACTGTCCCAAAGATGAAATGTTCCTTCCCGACCGCTTTATCCGGGGCACCTGCCCTTCCTGTGGGGCCTTGGATCAATATGGGGATGCCTGTGAGGTGTGCAGTGCCACCTACTCCCCTCTCGATCTCAAGGAAGCCGGTTGTGCTCTGTGTGGCTCAAATCCGGTGGAAAAGGAGTCGGAACACTATTTTTTCAAGCTGGGGGACTTTGAAGATTTCCTTAAAGAGTGGACCCGCTCCGGGGCGGTTCAGGAGGAGATGGCCAACAAGCTGGATGAATGGTTTGGAGAGGGCTTGAAAAATTGGGATATTTCCCGGGATGGTCCCTACTTCGGCTTTGAAATTCCCGATGCCCCGGGCAAGTTTTTTTATGTCTGGCTCGATGCCCCTGTGGGCTATATGGCCTCTACCTGGGACTATTGCAAACGCCACGAACGCAACTTTGACGACTATTGGCGGCGGGACGACTTGGCCGAAGTGTATCACTTTATCGGCAAGGATATCGTTTATTTTCATACCCTTTTCTGGCCTGCCATGCTCAAGGGAGCGGGCTTTCGCACCCCCAATGCGGTCTATGCCCACGGCTTTTTGACCGTGGATGGGCAAAAGATGTCCAAATCCCGGGGAACCTTCATCAACGCCCGGAAATATCTGGAATTTTTGGATCCGGAATATCTGCGGTATTACTATGCCACCAAGCTCACCAGCCGGGTGGACGACATCGATCTCAATCTGGAGGATTTTGCCCTCCGGATCAACAGCGACCTGGTGGGGAAGGTGGTCAATCTGGCCTCCCGCACCGCTGGATTCATCCATAAACGGTTTAATGGCGAGCTGTCAGCCCCCTACCCCGCCGATAACGGCCTCCATGGGCGTTTTGTGGCAGCTGGCGAGGAGATCGCAGATCTTTATGAAAAACGGGAGTTTAGCAAGGGAATGCGGGCCATTATGGCTTTGGCGGATGAGGCCAACCGCTTTGTTGAGGAAAATGCCCCCTGGGTGTTGGCCAAAGATCCGGAAAAAGCCCAAGAGCTGCAAAACAGCTGCTCTGTCGCCCTCAATCTGTTTCGGGTGCTGATGGTTTACCTTAAACCGGTCCTGCCGGTGACGGCAGAGCGTTGTGAGGCTTTCCTGAATCTTCCCCCGTTTACCTGGGAGTCCCGCCGGGAACCCCTGGTTGGCCACACCATCAAAAAATTCAAGCATCTGATGGTGCGGGTAGAGCCGAAAAAGGTTCAGTCCCTGGTGGATGCTTCCCGGGATGAGGGCCAGCCGACGAAAGCCCCCGAAAAAAAATCCAGTCAGGACGCTGTCAGCCCTGAAATCGGTATCGATGATTTTATGAAGGTGGATCTCCGGGTGGCCCGGATTGCGGCAGCTGAGCAGGTGAAGGGGGCCGATAAACTCTTACAGTTGAAGCTCGATCTGGGAGAGTTGGGAGAGCGGCAGGTGTTTGCGGGCATTCGGGGCGCTTATGCCGATCCCGGGGCATTGGTAGGTCGCCTGACGGTGGCGGTGGTCAATCTCAAGCCGCGCAAGATGAAATTTGGTTTGTCGGAAGGCATGGTGCTGGCTGCGGGGCCTGGAGGCCAGGATCTCTTCATCCTCTCTCTGGATGAGGGGGCCAAGCCCGGCATGAAGATCAAATAG
- a CDS encoding GAF domain-containing protein, whose amino-acid sequence MMATSQPDPANGDFLSRLESLTRITRNLSSEHQLESLVKTILHGVQSLVNADAGAVFILAEGQKLQFKYQRITSLGIEIDDQSQEAVNFPDRSLAEKDGGPNLADVPTAVVVENRTVNLADIHEKSAFDFSQLLQFEQKRGYRSKSLLAVPLRNQQDDILGVLQLTNALDPVSGEIREFSAIDQAFVESMASQAAIMQTNNKLIEQLTAIGIALSSEKNTNRLLETILLALKELTNADAGTLYSATKNQTLKFEIIRTDSLNIAMGGTTGVPIHFPELPLYRNGEPNLQMVAAFAALKEKTVNIPDAYEAQGFDFTGTRAFDRKTGYRSTSFLTVPLKNHENEIIGVLQLINSKDRVTNAIRPFSLEDQRLAESLASQAAIAFTNQRLIENLKQLFEAFIQSIASAIDDKSAYTGGHCHRVPVLSEMLIEAAINTDHGPLEKFELSEDEMYELKIASWLHDCGKVVTPTEVVDKGTKLETIFDRVNMVDTRFEVLIRDAEIAFMKDKLAAVEEGRTGDIPALEEQFKAAVAQLREEREFIRESNIGGEFMSQDRQERVKTIAQRRWINPEGEDVAFLSENEVYNLNIAKGTITKEERDIINHHVTASIKMLQALPFPRNLRNVTEIAGAHHETMIGSGYPKGLKREDMSVQARALAIADVFEALTARDRPYKKGKTLSQSLRILGFMKKDQHIDPDLFQVFIDEKVYLRYAEEYLSPEQIDEVIPEKIPGYTP is encoded by the coding sequence ATGATGGCTACCAGTCAGCCGGATCCCGCCAATGGCGATTTTCTTTCACGCCTGGAAAGCCTGACACGGATCACTCGAAATCTCTCATCCGAGCATCAGCTGGAAAGCTTGGTCAAAACGATTCTCCACGGTGTCCAATCCCTGGTCAATGCCGACGCCGGGGCTGTTTTTATCCTCGCCGAGGGCCAAAAACTCCAATTCAAATATCAGCGGATCACTTCTCTGGGCATTGAGATCGATGATCAATCCCAGGAAGCCGTCAACTTTCCAGATCGCTCCCTGGCTGAAAAAGACGGCGGACCCAACCTGGCGGATGTACCCACCGCCGTGGTGGTGGAAAACCGCACGGTCAACCTGGCGGATATCCACGAGAAGAGCGCATTCGACTTTTCCCAACTACTCCAATTTGAACAAAAACGGGGCTACCGCTCCAAATCCCTGCTGGCCGTGCCCCTGCGCAACCAACAGGACGACATTCTCGGGGTGCTGCAACTGACCAATGCCCTGGATCCTGTGAGTGGGGAAATAAGAGAATTTTCTGCGATTGATCAAGCGTTTGTCGAGTCCATGGCCTCCCAGGCGGCCATCATGCAGACCAACAACAAGCTCATTGAACAGCTGACAGCCATCGGCATTGCCCTCTCCTCGGAGAAAAATACCAACCGCCTGCTTGAGACCATTCTTTTGGCCCTCAAGGAGCTGACCAACGCCGATGCCGGCACCCTCTACAGCGCGACAAAAAATCAAACCCTCAAGTTTGAAATCATCCGTACCGACTCCCTCAACATCGCCATGGGAGGAACCACCGGCGTTCCGATCCATTTTCCAGAGCTGCCCCTCTATCGCAACGGAGAACCCAACCTCCAGATGGTAGCGGCCTTTGCCGCCCTTAAAGAAAAAACAGTTAATATACCGGATGCTTACGAGGCCCAAGGATTTGATTTTACCGGTACCCGCGCCTTTGACCGAAAGACGGGCTACCGCTCCACCTCGTTTTTGACTGTCCCCCTGAAAAATCATGAAAATGAAATTATCGGGGTGCTACAGCTGATCAACTCCAAGGATCGCGTGACCAACGCCATCCGCCCATTTTCCCTGGAAGATCAAAGACTGGCAGAGTCCCTGGCCTCCCAGGCAGCCATTGCGTTTACCAACCAACGGCTCATCGAAAACCTCAAACAGCTCTTCGAAGCCTTCATCCAATCCATCGCCTCGGCCATCGACGATAAATCCGCCTACACCGGTGGCCATTGTCATCGGGTGCCGGTGCTCTCGGAAATGCTCATCGAAGCCGCCATCAATACCGATCACGGCCCATTGGAAAAATTTGAACTCAGCGAAGACGAAATGTACGAGCTGAAAATCGCCTCCTGGTTGCACGACTGCGGCAAGGTGGTCACCCCAACGGAAGTGGTGGATAAGGGCACCAAGCTCGAAACCATCTTCGACCGGGTCAACATGGTGGATACCCGCTTCGAAGTGTTGATTCGTGACGCTGAAATCGCCTTCATGAAGGATAAACTGGCGGCGGTGGAAGAAGGCCGTACCGGGGATATTCCAGCCCTGGAGGAACAATTCAAGGCGGCGGTCGCCCAACTGCGAGAAGAGCGGGAGTTCATTCGGGAGAGCAATATTGGCGGGGAGTTCATGTCCCAGGATCGCCAGGAACGGGTTAAAACCATTGCCCAACGCCGGTGGATCAATCCCGAAGGCGAGGACGTTGCGTTTCTTTCCGAAAATGAGGTCTACAACCTCAATATCGCCAAAGGAACCATCACCAAGGAAGAGCGGGATATCATCAACCATCACGTCACCGCCTCCATCAAAATGCTCCAGGCCCTGCCCTTCCCGAGAAACCTGAGAAACGTCACTGAAATAGCCGGCGCTCACCACGAAACCATGATCGGCAGCGGCTATCCCAAGGGACTCAAAAGAGAGGATATGTCCGTTCAGGCCCGGGCGCTGGCCATCGCCGACGTCTTCGAAGCCCTCACCGCCCGGGATCGTCCCTATAAAAAAGGCAAAACCCTCTCCCAATCCCTGCGAATTCTCGGCTTCATGAAAAAAGACCAACACATCGATCCCGACCTCTTCCAGGTCTTTATCGACGAAAAGGTCTATCTCCGCTATGCCGAGGAATATCTCTCTCCGGAGCAGATCGACGAGGTCATTCCCGAAAAAATTCCGGGCTACACGCCATAG